A single genomic interval of Stieleria maiorica harbors:
- a CDS encoding DUF4437 domain-containing protein, translating into MHITAARGSMNLVYVEIQSGPYLVWPVDESNDNGERPKIKLS; encoded by the coding sequence GTGCACATCACCGCTGCCAGGGGAAGCATGAACCTCGTTTACGTTGAAATCCAGAGCGGTCCGTATCTCGTCTGGCCCGTCGACGAATCCAATGACAATGGGGAACGGCCCAAGATCAAATTGTCTTGA
- a CDS encoding LacI family DNA-binding transcriptional regulator, whose product MPATVKDVAKAADVSIGTVSRVLSGEPNVADETARRVMEAVETLGYSRLRKRKLSPEGRQLSRKNIAMLLLGMDRSLVSLPSVACGIHGAESALSAAGANVLLADLPRVDEIPKSFANQNIHGLLAKGALQGKLIDSAAEQLIERLRRIPTVWFLGRPQGADWGDTVESNDTEVGRLAADHLIGMGHKRIAILDPKPDHVTLGQRCASFTWHATNNGARVENVFGASSDWTLPLQTVNEIEGVDTLVGKLLRLRSKPTAVFCPADCISAMVYHAFARRGLQIGKDISLVSCNNELPLLTGLYPEVTTIDICAEQIGRQAVEQLIWRLDHPDSPMVSVSVQPRLVEGMSVRYIARSKR is encoded by the coding sequence GTGCCTGCGACGGTAAAGGATGTGGCCAAAGCCGCGGACGTGTCGATCGGGACCGTCAGCCGAGTGCTGAGCGGCGAGCCCAATGTGGCGGATGAAACGGCACGGCGGGTCATGGAGGCCGTCGAAACGCTGGGTTATTCGCGGCTGCGGAAACGCAAACTGTCTCCCGAGGGGCGACAGCTTTCGCGGAAGAACATCGCCATGCTGCTGTTGGGGATGGACCGATCGCTCGTCAGCCTGCCGTCAGTTGCCTGCGGAATCCACGGTGCCGAATCAGCACTCTCCGCCGCGGGCGCAAATGTTCTGCTGGCCGACCTGCCTCGCGTCGATGAGATTCCCAAATCTTTTGCGAACCAGAACATTCATGGCTTGCTGGCCAAGGGGGCTCTGCAGGGAAAACTGATCGACTCCGCCGCCGAACAGCTGATCGAGCGACTTCGCCGCATCCCAACCGTCTGGTTCCTGGGACGCCCGCAAGGAGCAGACTGGGGCGACACGGTGGAGTCGAACGACACGGAGGTGGGGCGTCTGGCGGCCGACCACTTGATCGGCATGGGGCACAAGCGAATCGCGATCCTGGACCCCAAGCCCGATCATGTGACGCTGGGCCAACGCTGTGCGAGTTTCACTTGGCACGCGACCAACAATGGCGCGAGGGTCGAGAATGTTTTTGGTGCCAGTTCCGACTGGACCCTTCCGTTGCAGACGGTCAACGAGATCGAAGGGGTGGACACGCTTGTCGGAAAGTTGCTTCGGCTTCGCAGCAAACCGACGGCTGTTTTCTGCCCGGCCGATTGCATTTCCGCGATGGTTTACCACGCGTTCGCCCGCCGTGGACTACAGATCGGAAAAGACATCAGCCTGGTTTCATGCAACAACGAGTTGCCTCTTTTGACGGGTCTCTATCCCGAGGTCACCACGATCGACATTTGCGCCGAACAGATCGGTCGCCAAGCGGTCGAACAATTGATTTGGCGTCTCGATCACCCCGACTCGCCCATGGTCAGCGTCTCGGTGCAACCGCGATTGGTTGAGGGGATGTCGGTCAGATACATCGCTAGGAGCAAACGATGA